A single Lactuca sativa cultivar Salinas chromosome 8, Lsat_Salinas_v11, whole genome shotgun sequence DNA region contains:
- the LOC111907662 gene encoding uncharacterized protein LOC111907662: MATDTPSPPPTASHEEEEDNINQQPPTQQELVLSPPSPIEDVDQHQQFENSNSPYSPRTSVTKSEKPIDREHPPPEDVADEQEPVPTSPPPQDKMLGLQQPSPPPSPSSFLQPSPPPPPPPPPLPTEPEYPPENLSPGHESPISKKSPSSPKRDEHPLQSPNYRETPYPNPNPNSDHESPSPSSPATLQGNPSPKPHKSPKDPSPSPPPTAASPSSPPLLQAVASSSPTKQQILPWTHQETANLIQAYQEKWYSLKKGPLKASQWEEVAITVAARCGYDEPTKTAKQCRHKIEKLRKRYRAERGKPRSKATAWNFFKLMDNLEKGPLPISSSLPSMELVEYQKPSNSNGKKRKNNDDGDSEFLVNKRSRSKISSNHHISNGSDARFSDGGHDRVMRGLRTPVVHKHKGFYQEEEEDDSNEEDEDNEEGVAAQLAAEIKGFAEKFVKIENKKIEMIKDVERYRLEMENKRMEMILESQQMLVETVNKAFGGSHKPHKLSAN; this comes from the coding sequence CCGATACTCCCTCTCCACCTCCTACTGCCTcacatgaagaagaagaagataacaTCAACCAGCAACCGCCTACTCAGCAGGAGTTGGTTCTGTCACCGCCGTCACCAATTGAAGACGTTGATCAGCACCAGCAATTTGAAAACTCAAATTCACCTTATTCGCCGCGGACGTCCGTCACAAAATCGGAAAAGCCTATCGACCGCGAACATCCACCACCTGAAGACGTCGCAGATGAACAGGAACCGGTTCCGACTTCACCTCCGCCGCAAGACAAAATGCTCGGCCTTCAGCAGCCTTCGCCACCACCGTCGCCTTCCTCCTTCTTACAACcgtcaccaccaccgccacctccacctccaccgcTACCCACAGAACCTGAATATCCACCGGAAAACCTTAGCCCTGGCCATGAATCTCCTATTTCAAAGAAATCACCATCATCACCAAAGCGAGACGAACACCCCTTGCAAAGCCCTAATTATCGTGAAACCCCTtacccaaaccctaaccctaactcgGATCATGAATCTCCGTCTCCGTCTTCACCAGCAACACTCCAAGGAAATCCTAGCCCTAAACCACACAAATCGCCTAAAGACCCCTCTCCGTCGCCACCACCGACCGCcgcatcaccatcatcaccaccactccTCCAAGCGGTGGCCAGCTCTTCACCGACTAAACAACAAATCTTACCCTGGACCCACCAGGAAACTGCAAACCTGATCCAAGCTTACCAAGAAAAATGGTACTCTTTAAAAAAGGGACCCCTTAAGGCCAGCCAATGGGAAGAAGTAGCCATCACGGTGGCTGCACGCTGTGGCTACGACGAGCCCACCAAAACCGCCAAACAGTGCCGCCACAAAATAGAGAAGCTTCGTAAGCGTTACCGTGCAGAGAGGGGCAAACCTAGGTCCAAAGCCACCGCTTGGAATTTCTTCAAACTCATGGACAACCTGGAAAAAGGACCTTTACCAATTTCATCATCACTGCCCTCTATGGAAttagtcgagtaccagaaaccaagCAACTCTAATGGCAAAAAGAGGAAGAACAACGATGATGGTGACAGTGAGTTTCTGGTTAACAAAAGAAGCAGGTCTAAGATTTCTTCTAATCATCATATCTCCAATGGCAGCGATGCTCGGTTTTCAGATGGTGGACATGATAGGGTTATGAGAGGGTTGAGGACTCCAGTTGTTCACAAACATAAAGGTTTTTAtcaggaggaagaagaagatgatagtaatgaagaagatgaagacaatGAAGAAGGGGTAGCAGCACAATTGGCGGCTGAAATAAAGGGGTTTGCTGAAAAGTTTGTAAAAATAGAGAATAAGAAGATTGAGATGATAAAAGATGTTGAGAGATACAGATTGGAGATGGAGAATAAGAGAATGGAAATGATACTTGAATCACAACAGATGCTTGTAGAGACTGTAAACAAGGCTTTTGGTGGATCTCATAAACCACACAAGCTTTCTGCAAATTAA